In a single window of the Fibrobacterota bacterium genome:
- a CDS encoding DUF3570 domain-containing protein, giving the protein MLKTPGRRALAAGLAAVTLMLPSPLRAAEGDQGLDFKYMYYWDKNQVWNHTPALSFFRKLASSWKLQYDQELDYVSGASRRLGLRNVGTLADHDQVLDGISGASRREIRHSEQVTGAYSQAGRAASASFYFSDENDYTSYSPSVSGSLDFNERNTTLGGSAAVFFDNMHPTGPFTGLGGDRRIISLGASLSQTLSPLTLAGITLNVIHSSGFLGHPYTPVVTDSGDDILENLPNRKTAWALSGQLIQGVRLGDKLASFHLDTRWYQDDWKLHSGTADLQWYQYLREGTYVRIRARGYKQSAAAFARPAYDGNELYRTGDIRYYAFSSLLVGLKIGSTFPDSWASSAWLPDRWDLSYDHGIRSTKGEKNGVTPMFHTQLFPTDEHYQEGTFMLGLSFDL; this is encoded by the coding sequence ATGCTGAAGACTCCCGGGCGCCGCGCCTTGGCCGCCGGCTTGGCGGCAGTAACCCTGATGTTACCCTCGCCCCTCCGAGCCGCGGAAGGCGATCAGGGCCTGGATTTCAAATACATGTACTACTGGGACAAGAACCAGGTGTGGAACCACACCCCCGCCCTGTCCTTCTTCCGCAAGTTGGCTTCGTCCTGGAAGCTGCAATACGATCAGGAACTCGATTACGTGTCCGGCGCTTCGCGCAGGCTGGGACTGCGCAATGTCGGCACCTTGGCCGATCACGATCAAGTCCTGGACGGCATCTCGGGGGCATCGCGCCGCGAGATCCGCCACTCCGAGCAGGTCACCGGCGCCTACTCCCAGGCCGGCCGCGCGGCTTCGGCGTCCTTCTACTTCAGCGACGAAAACGATTATACCTCCTACTCGCCCTCCGTCTCCGGCTCGCTTGATTTCAACGAGCGCAACACCACCCTGGGCGGATCGGCCGCCGTCTTCTTCGACAACATGCATCCCACCGGGCCATTCACGGGCTTGGGCGGGGACCGCCGCATCATTTCCTTGGGCGCCAGCCTGTCCCAAACGCTCTCTCCGTTGACCCTGGCGGGAATCACCCTCAACGTCATCCATAGCTCCGGCTTCCTGGGGCATCCCTATACCCCGGTCGTCACCGATTCCGGGGACGATATCCTGGAGAATCTGCCCAATCGCAAAACCGCCTGGGCCCTGTCGGGGCAACTCATCCAGGGCGTCCGGCTTGGCGACAAGCTAGCCTCCTTCCATCTCGATACGCGCTGGTATCAGGACGATTGGAAGTTGCATTCGGGTACGGCCGATCTGCAATGGTACCAGTACTTGCGGGAAGGCACCTACGTACGTATACGGGCCCGGGGCTATAAGCAAAGCGCCGCCGCCTTCGCGCGCCCGGCCTACGACGGGAACGAACTCTATCGCACGGGGGACATCCGCTACTACGCCTTCTCGTCCTTGTTGGTAGGACTCAAGATCGGCTCGACCTTTCCGGATAGCTGGGCCTCTTCCGCCTGGCTGCCGGACCGTTGGGACTTAAGCTACGATCACGGGATCCGCAGCACCAAAGGCGAGAAGAACGGGGTAACGCCCATGTTCCATACCCAGCTGTTTCCCACGGACGAGCATTATCAAGAGGGGACGTTCATGCTGGGATTGTCGTTCGACCTGTAG
- a CDS encoding DUF4266 domain-containing protein translates to MKPSQPLSLRQAFAWLACMGLLSCSLSGLSGCAMVKQKDREYLADPIMQHTPDPQGAGMEAHNLPRREGSAGGSAGSGGGCGC, encoded by the coding sequence GTGAAGCCATCGCAACCGTTATCCCTACGCCAGGCTTTCGCCTGGCTCGCCTGCATGGGGCTTCTTTCCTGCTCATTGTCCGGGCTTTCCGGCTGCGCCATGGTCAAGCAGAAGGACCGGGAATACCTGGCCGATCCCATCATGCAGCATACGCCGGATCCGCAGGGCGCGGGGATGGAAGCGCATAACCTGCCGCGCCGCGAAGGCTCGGCGGGCGGCAGCGCGGGCTCGGGAGGCGGTTGCGGATGCTGA